A single uncultured Methanolobus sp. DNA region contains:
- a CDS encoding PGF-pre-PGF domain-containing protein, whose amino-acid sequence MIVKKITKCFLLSLLILFLCGTNALGSDEITATRSISDTSVDAGDTFTVTVELYFNGNVDAPDVRETIPSSWIISEVDFNDFTYTDENSATWVMIGDVNQGETLTIVYDVTVPESISDGIYSISGITSFIDPDVPVVGGGLGRIEIPITGDTQITVGESSSSSTSSSSSSSSGGGGGGGGGGTSGEEYENILKKEVETAYINKGSGIKYEFSADENAIDYIQFTGLKNSGQISTTIEVLKGRSAFADSDAPGLIYQNMNIWVGKVGFATSDNIEDPVIGFSVKKEWMEENGISSGDIILYRYSDDVWNKLDTSLLSEDDTCVYFEAKTPGFSPFAIAASVNEETTSVSSSAAEDVGKLESTTEDPEETTTPVESAQSSPGFGVLASIAGVTIASIFATMKGRR is encoded by the coding sequence ATGATAGTTAAAAAGATAACAAAATGTTTTTTGCTTTCATTGCTGATCTTATTTTTATGCGGAACCAATGCTTTAGGTTCTGATGAGATTACAGCTACAAGAAGCATATCAGACACGTCTGTAGATGCAGGTGATACTTTCACTGTGACAGTAGAACTTTATTTTAATGGAAATGTAGATGCTCCTGATGTAAGGGAAACTATTCCTTCAAGTTGGATCATTAGTGAAGTGGATTTTAATGATTTTACTTATACTGATGAAAATTCTGCCACATGGGTTATGATTGGAGATGTCAACCAAGGTGAAACATTAACTATTGTTTATGATGTAACAGTTCCAGAATCCATCTCCGATGGTATATATTCTATCTCAGGAATTACTTCTTTTATAGATCCTGATGTTCCAGTTGTTGGTGGAGGTCTTGGAAGAATTGAAATTCCAATTACAGGCGATACGCAAATCACTGTAGGTGAATCATCCTCATCCTCAACATCTTCTTCATCCTCATCCTCCAGCGGTGGAGGCGGAGGAGGTGGCGGTGGTGGAACCTCCGGGGAAGAGTATGAAAACATCCTGAAAAAGGAAGTAGAGACTGCATATATCAATAAGGGAAGCGGTATTAAGTATGAGTTCTCAGCGGATGAAAATGCAATTGATTACATACAGTTTACCGGTCTTAAAAACTCAGGGCAGATATCCACTACAATTGAAGTTCTAAAAGGAAGGTCAGCATTTGCAGATTCTGATGCACCAGGATTAATTTATCAGAATATGAACATCTGGGTAGGCAAAGTTGGTTTTGCAACATCTGATAACATTGAGGATCCTGTCATAGGATTCAGTGTTAAGAAAGAATGGATGGAAGAAAATGGCATTTCATCAGGTGATATCATTCTTTACAGATATTCAGATGATGTATGGAACAAACTTGACACAAGTTTACTTAGTGAAGATGATACCTGTGTTTACTTTGAGGCAAAAACACCGGGATTCTCTCCATTTGCAATCGCTGCATCAGTAAATGAAGAGACAACATCTGTTTCTTCATCTGCAGCTGAAGACGTGGGGAAACTTGAATCCACTACAGAAGACCCAGAAGAAACAACAACTCCTGTGGAATCAGCACAAAGTTCCCCTGGATTTGGAGTTTTAGCAAGTATTGCCGGAGTAACTATAGCTAGTATTTTTGCTACAATGAAAGGTAGAAGATAA
- a CDS encoding type II/IV secretion system ATPase subunit, giving the protein MQKISDKIRELSFSRKNNTISSDIISQETDNLDPIVTFEPDMYTEEIERYWVDEPYVFISILKNDNELFYHVAEPELDEIERSLLDEVLFTIGDVLTLKNVRDLDKIDKDNKYRLLKDKIKNLLSDHSQLSENSFEKIFYYIKRDFIDFGKISSIMRDPNIEDAWCNGVGIPVYIFHSSYGNLITNITFENDEDIAAFVMRVAHQSSRHISKSSPILDTVMQDGSRINITYGHEISPKGSSFSIRKQKKVPLTPLDLIAWNTFSSDIMAYFWLCMENGKNILICGGTASGKTSTMNAVCMFIPLNIRVVTLEDTREIQLPHENWIPMVTRGGISQDNVGNIDLEDLLRASLRQRPDYLLVGEVRGSESQILFQAMNAGHATCSTFHAGSPTEVINRFTNPPINVPAAMFTALDIICMQSTTFENGTEIRKVSKIAEVTGVSESIDIQDVFIWNKLNDHFEYHHSKVLGEIKTRRGWNEDDMKDNLNKRKYFLETLISKNIRDYNEVIFWINYFNNSPEKSIQDLNLY; this is encoded by the coding sequence ATGCAAAAAATATCTGACAAGATAAGAGAGTTATCCTTTAGTAGAAAGAATAATACAATATCTTCAGATATAATTTCTCAAGAAACAGATAATCTTGACCCTATTGTAACGTTTGAACCCGATATGTATACGGAAGAAATAGAACGCTATTGGGTCGATGAGCCTTATGTCTTTATATCCATATTAAAAAATGATAATGAACTATTTTATCATGTTGCTGAACCTGAACTAGATGAAATAGAAAGATCATTACTTGATGAAGTTCTGTTTACAATAGGTGATGTGCTCACCCTAAAGAATGTGAGAGATCTGGATAAAATCGATAAGGATAATAAATACAGGCTTCTCAAAGATAAAATAAAAAATTTGCTTTCCGATCACTCCCAGCTTTCTGAAAACTCTTTTGAAAAGATATTCTACTACATAAAAAGAGACTTTATTGATTTTGGAAAGATAAGTTCTATTATGCGTGATCCTAATATCGAAGATGCATGGTGCAACGGAGTAGGCATTCCTGTTTATATTTTTCATTCATCCTATGGAAATCTCATAACTAACATCACATTTGAAAATGACGAAGATATAGCTGCTTTTGTAATGAGGGTTGCACACCAAAGCTCCCGGCATATTTCTAAATCCTCGCCGATACTTGACACGGTCATGCAGGATGGTTCCAGGATCAATATCACATATGGCCACGAGATAAGTCCAAAAGGAAGTTCTTTCAGCATAAGAAAGCAAAAAAAAGTACCTTTAACTCCTCTTGATCTCATTGCATGGAATACGTTTTCATCGGATATCATGGCTTATTTCTGGCTTTGTATGGAAAACGGAAAAAACATCCTGATATGCGGCGGCACAGCAAGTGGAAAAACATCTACCATGAATGCAGTTTGTATGTTTATTCCATTAAATATCAGAGTCGTAACTTTAGAAGATACGCGAGAAATACAATTGCCGCATGAGAACTGGATACCAATGGTTACCCGTGGAGGAATCTCACAGGATAACGTTGGAAACATTGATCTGGAAGATCTTCTGCGAGCATCACTAAGACAAAGACCAGACTATTTACTGGTTGGAGAAGTCAGGGGAAGTGAATCACAAATACTATTTCAGGCAATGAATGCGGGCCATGCCACTTGTTCAACTTTCCATGCAGGTTCTCCCACAGAAGTAATAAACCGATTTACCAATCCACCGATTAATGTTCCGGCAGCCATGTTCACAGCACTGGATATAATCTGCATGCAGTCAACTACGTTTGAAAATGGAACGGAAATAAGAAAAGTATCAAAAATAGCTGAAGTGACAGGTGTTTCAGAATCAATTGATATTCAGGATGTATTCATATGGAACAAGCTAAATGATCATTTTGAATATCACCATTCCAAAGTCCTTGGTGAAATAAAAACTAGAAGAGGATGGAATGAAGATGATATGAAGGATAATCTCAATAAAAGAAAATATTTTTTGGAAACTTTGATATCCAAAAATATTCGAGATTACAATGAAGTGATTTTCTGGATAAATTATTTCAACAACTCACCTGAAAAAAGTATTCAGGATTTGAACCTTTATTGA
- a CDS encoding winged helix-turn-helix domain-containing protein yields the protein MTDNTNEKMKEDEIASFLKLFYALDSKTRLSIIQSLFENEKHISEIAREQKISVPVAAKHVNILEDANLVKRNVYGKTHVLQLNNKDVARSLDILAPTKTIEVKKGTNLLDILKEVAIIETKKLRGKDHVISTNGDEGFFIYEMDGQFCEQTVQNCIFRKDATVIWKKLEPVAKLCLNIKVKNDE from the coding sequence ATGACTGATAATACTAATGAAAAAATGAAAGAGGATGAGATAGCTAGTTTTTTAAAATTATTCTATGCACTTGATAGCAAAACAAGATTATCTATCATTCAAAGTTTATTTGAAAATGAAAAACATATCTCTGAAATTGCTCGCGAGCAAAAAATATCTGTACCCGTTGCAGCAAAGCATGTTAACATCCTGGAGGATGCAAATCTTGTTAAGAGAAACGTCTATGGGAAAACCCATGTTCTCCAATTGAACAATAAAGATGTCGCCAGATCACTCGATATCTTGGCTCCAACTAAAACGATAGAAGTCAAAAAAGGAACAAATCTTTTAGATATTCTAAAAGAGGTTGCAATCATCGAAACAAAAAAATTGCGAGGAAAAGATCACGTAATCTCAACCAACGGAGATGAAGGATTCTTTATCTATGAGATGGACGGACAGTTTTGCGAACAGACAGTCCAAAACTGCATATTCAGAAAAGATGCAACTGTTATCTGGAAAAAACTTGAACCTGTCGCAAAATTATGCCTGAACATAAAAGTAAAAAATGATGAATAA
- a CDS encoding DUF234 domain-containing protein gives MLLLPIKRRVNNSADCTVTGISFDEQTLVDRTVNERLPFKSIGRQWGKIPNMPKGKNDYELDLVALDPETKNILFCECKWQKQKINADVYYSLKEKAAHVKWLPERNEHFALISKSGFTKNLHEIAKQENVLLLTLDDYLSDSIVE, from the coding sequence GTGTTGCTTCTACCTATCAAACGGAGGGTTAACAATTCTGCTGATTGTACAGTTACGGGTATTTCTTTTGATGAGCAGACTCTTGTGGACAGAACTGTGAATGAAAGACTTCCGTTCAAGTCTATTGGAAGGCAGTGGGGAAAGATACCAAACATGCCAAAAGGGAAAAACGATTATGAGCTCGATCTTGTGGCCCTTGACCCGGAAACAAAGAACATACTTTTCTGTGAATGCAAATGGCAAAAGCAGAAGATCAATGCAGATGTCTATTACAGTCTGAAAGAGAAGGCAGCTCATGTGAAATGGCTCCCTGAAAGAAATGAGCATTTTGCACTTATCAGCAAGTCCGGTTTTACTAAGAACTTGCATGAGATAGCAAAGCAGGAAAATGTTTTGCTGCTAACATTGGATGATTATCTTTCTGATTCTATTGTAGAGTGA
- the amrS gene encoding AmmeMemoRadiSam system radical SAM enzyme translates to MIKEAMLYGKLGDGKVQCNLCAHRCRISPDKRGFCAVRENRDGTLYTLNYNVVSSEALDPIEKKPLYHFYPGTSVYSLGTIGCNFRCKHCQNWTISQISIDEANAIEMSPEMAVRRAVASGARSIAWTYNEPTIWFEYTYDCARLAKEKGLATVYVTNGYITSEALETIAPYLDAFRVDIKAFTEEFYRDIASAKLAPVLESAKLAKKLGMHVEVVNLVIPTLNDSENEICAMSKWIYENLGADTPVHFTRFHPYYKLQDIRSTPLETLEMAYSIAKEEGMRYVYIGNVPGNGHEHTFCPECGELLIKRGMFGVESYELTDERTCPRCGTQICVASDD, encoded by the coding sequence ATGATAAAGGAAGCTATGCTCTATGGGAAACTTGGTGATGGTAAGGTTCAGTGCAATCTATGTGCTCACAGGTGCCGGATATCACCGGATAAGCGCGGGTTTTGTGCAGTGAGGGAGAACCGGGACGGGACTCTTTATACGTTGAACTATAATGTCGTTTCAAGTGAGGCTCTTGATCCTATTGAGAAAAAGCCTCTGTATCATTTTTATCCGGGTACTTCTGTTTATTCTCTAGGGACCATCGGTTGTAATTTCAGGTGCAAGCATTGTCAGAACTGGACAATTTCACAGATCAGCATAGATGAGGCTAATGCCATTGAAATGAGTCCTGAGATGGCTGTAAGAAGAGCTGTGGCTTCCGGTGCAAGGTCTATTGCGTGGACGTATAATGAGCCGACTATATGGTTCGAGTATACGTATGATTGCGCCAGGCTTGCAAAGGAAAAGGGACTTGCCACTGTTTATGTTACCAACGGGTACATAACTTCGGAAGCTCTGGAAACTATTGCTCCGTATCTTGATGCTTTCAGGGTTGATATCAAGGCTTTTACTGAAGAGTTCTACCGGGATATTGCAAGTGCGAAGCTTGCTCCGGTTCTTGAGTCTGCAAAACTTGCAAAGAAGCTTGGAATGCATGTGGAGGTTGTGAATCTGGTCATTCCAACCCTCAATGATTCTGAGAATGAGATATGCGCAATGTCAAAGTGGATATATGAGAACCTGGGTGCCGATACTCCTGTACATTTTACACGTTTCCATCCTTACTATAAGCTGCAGGATATCCGTTCCACTCCTCTTGAGACGCTTGAGATGGCTTATTCAATTGCAAAAGAAGAAGGCATGAGGTATGTGTACATAGGCAATGTTCCGGGAAATGGACATGAACATACTTTTTGTCCCGAATGTGGGGAATTGCTTATTAAAAGAGGAATGTTTGGAGTAGAGTCTTATGAACTGACAGATGAGCGTACTTGCCCGCGTTGCGGCACCCAAATCTGTGTTGCGTCAGACGATTAG
- a CDS encoding type IV pilin: protein MGTQFDNVRSGIMKMFRDESAVSEIIGEILLTAIAVLAFSVIAVFVFSYLESETAVHADVDGWVDVDSDTIYLRHSGGENIDLDKVEIVLNLNGTRRDVSSSQLKQITGSNSWHLGQTIAIDTDVLWNTTINEDDYVGMVLLQTDSNTVIESGSLLGEEIGMDSGSSGNGNVTVPQYDPVAGFTYSPSNPGVLQTVAFTDQSSDSDGTVAGWSWNFGDGGTSTSQDPSHQYSSAGTYTVALTVTDNDGNTDSTTRSVTVVAPSGIFANRITLNKPSMGGVIKDGGYISFINDGNYRYVDIDGTRYNLNQNDEVKLEVVNDQTSGTISMTSSNSQISTFNLNVNLYINGVLQDTGQVTSIYVQPISNYYSTLRYELPSHNSQVYLEADGSAIINWQTNNSAINISNIGFYSSGNTQVNFNPSSTYITCSGYYELSSPEGTEDPEAPSVTPVSRWKFDEGSGSVAYDSVGSNDASVNDAKWSIGTAINDSAMNFDGNGDYLVVSDDSSLDFDQNLSLVFWLRIASDSSTYCLIGKGINDQDNFELYVVNGEIGFEWTSSGYHYVETTGMDLHRNTWYQIGVVADGSDVKFYKDATFVESMSMNGFSLVPNNNDLWIGRQNYGTNNFYFRGYLDEVEIYNVTLDESDMAAYYARTNP, encoded by the coding sequence ATGGGAACACAGTTTGATAATGTAAGATCCGGGATCATGAAAATGTTCCGTGATGAAAGCGCAGTATCCGAAATAATCGGTGAGATCCTTCTGACAGCAATAGCTGTGCTTGCATTTTCAGTGATAGCTGTGTTTGTTTTCTCATATCTTGAATCTGAAACTGCCGTGCATGCTGATGTAGATGGCTGGGTGGATGTGGATTCAGATACTATCTACCTGAGGCATTCGGGCGGAGAGAACATTGATCTGGATAAGGTTGAGATAGTACTCAATCTGAATGGCACGCGCAGGGATGTGTCCTCGTCACAGCTTAAACAGATAACCGGTAGCAATAGCTGGCATCTTGGACAGACCATCGCTATAGATACGGATGTCCTTTGGAATACAACCATCAATGAGGATGATTACGTTGGTATGGTCCTGCTGCAAACAGATTCAAATACTGTTATTGAGAGTGGATCACTTCTTGGAGAAGAAATAGGAATGGATTCTGGTTCAAGTGGCAATGGCAATGTAACAGTACCACAATATGATCCGGTTGCAGGTTTTACATATTCGCCTTCAAATCCTGGTGTACTTCAAACAGTTGCCTTCACCGATCAGTCATCTGATTCTGACGGAACTGTTGCAGGATGGTCATGGAACTTTGGTGATGGAGGAACTTCAACAAGTCAGGATCCTTCACACCAGTACTCTTCGGCAGGAACCTATACAGTAGCCCTTACTGTTACCGATAATGATGGAAATACGGACAGTACTACCAGGAGCGTAACTGTTGTGGCTCCTTCGGGTATCTTTGCAAACCGTATCACACTGAACAAACCGTCAATGGGCGGTGTAATAAAGGACGGCGGTTATATCAGTTTCATAAATGATGGTAATTACAGGTATGTAGACATAGACGGTACCAGATACAACCTGAACCAGAATGATGAGGTCAAACTTGAAGTTGTAAATGACCAGACATCAGGCACAATTTCAATGACCAGCAGTAATTCCCAGATATCAACCTTCAATCTGAACGTCAATCTGTACATAAATGGTGTATTGCAGGACACAGGTCAGGTTACAAGTATCTATGTTCAGCCAATATCAAATTACTATTCAACTTTAAGATATGAGCTTCCGTCACACAACAGTCAGGTGTATCTTGAAGCAGATGGCAGTGCGATAATTAACTGGCAGACCAACAATTCAGCTATTAACATTTCGAACATAGGATTCTATAGCTCAGGAAATACCCAGGTCAATTTCAATCCTTCAAGTACATATATTACCTGTAGTGGCTATTACGAGCTTTCGTCCCCTGAAGGAACAGAAGATCCGGAAGCTCCATCTGTTACTCCTGTTTCCAGATGGAAGTTCGATGAAGGTTCAGGGTCAGTTGCTTATGATAGTGTTGGTAGCAACGATGCATCTGTCAACGATGCAAAATGGTCAATTGGTACGGCAATAAATGATTCGGCGATGAATTTTGATGGAAATGGTGACTATCTTGTGGTTTCAGATGATAGCTCACTTGATTTTGATCAAAACCTGAGTCTGGTATTCTGGTTGAGGATTGCAAGTGACAGTAGTACATATTGTTTGATCGGCAAAGGAATCAATGATCAGGATAATTTCGAACTTTATGTAGTAAATGGAGAAATTGGCTTTGAATGGACAAGTTCAGGTTATCATTATGTTGAGACAACAGGAATGGATCTTCATAGAAATACCTGGTATCAGATCGGTGTTGTTGCTGACGGAAGCGACGTGAAATTCTATAAGGATGCAACATTTGTGGAGTCAATGTCTATGAATGGATTCTCACTTGTGCCCAATAATAATGATCTGTGGATTGGAAGGCAGAATTATGGAACCAATAATTTCTATTTCCGTGGTTATCTCGATGAGGTAGAGATCTATAATGTAACACTGGATGAGTCAGATATGGCTGCTTACTATGCGAGGACGAATCCATGA
- a CDS encoding type II secretion system F family protein — translation MDIIDSAAHLIFGKYVRKNIDRYEDHRLLLRKAGLGMLIEQYIAQTYFFSVIMALFAGFIGLLAGYYLLGDVRPYMLGVGTEIPWVWSNFHLLLSIGLAALFSVIASSLTYYIFMSIPEVQANVRSTLINQSLSHTTAYLYAMSHGGGMNLLDIMKSLAQNYYIYGAAAEEVGYIVKDMEYYGTDLLQAFDRAGQRTPSKKFKDFLDGMTSIVTSGGDITSYLKAKNEQYRLTATKEQKIFFETLSVLAEVYISAFVAGPLFLITILVVLGLVNSSSASILNLIVYLIIPLGTVVFLLLLNSLTNDNPKIPDFYVVEKKLDAFSHVKLMEGEPDEESKRKKMRYYARLVKFMDKVTHPLAMFTNNPVSVLLITVPASLLYLFYAVNEYINIANILYINSFNVLTISIIDDQIFIALIILLVPYIVFDELRTYRVNQIESHIPDFLNNLASINEAGILLVDAIVMSMHLKIGILHSEVKRLVNDISWGAKLDDALKKFEFRIRTEMTRRIINLIIKANEATGDIKSVLAIAAHDADIQRQLKKERNAEMFVYVFIIYIAFMVFLFIVYILAAYFLPAMPVSTEGTISGLNLSASFDLEKYTLIFFHAAMIQGFCSGLVAGKMGGGTIHSGYKHSVMMMSIAYLLFAFFI, via the coding sequence ATGGATATCATCGATTCAGCCGCTCACCTGATATTTGGAAAATATGTGAGGAAAAATATTGATCGTTATGAGGATCATCGCCTGCTGCTGCGCAAAGCAGGCCTGGGTATGCTGATCGAACAATACATTGCTCAGACATATTTCTTTTCAGTTATCATGGCATTGTTTGCAGGCTTTATAGGACTGCTTGCCGGCTATTATCTTCTAGGGGACGTAAGGCCGTATATGCTGGGTGTTGGTACTGAAATCCCATGGGTGTGGTCCAATTTTCATTTATTGCTAAGTATAGGGCTGGCTGCTCTTTTCTCAGTGATAGCCTCCTCGCTGACATATTATATATTCATGTCAATACCTGAGGTCCAGGCGAATGTGAGAAGCACTCTTATCAATCAGTCACTTTCCCATACAACAGCATATCTTTATGCGATGAGCCATGGTGGAGGAATGAATCTTCTTGATATCATGAAATCACTGGCACAGAACTACTATATCTATGGTGCTGCAGCAGAGGAAGTTGGCTATATTGTAAAGGACATGGAATACTATGGGACCGATCTTCTCCAGGCTTTTGATCGTGCAGGACAGCGGACTCCTTCCAAGAAGTTCAAGGATTTCCTGGACGGTATGACATCCATTGTGACCAGTGGCGGTGATATCACTTCATACCTCAAGGCAAAGAATGAGCAGTATAGGCTTACCGCTACAAAAGAGCAGAAAATATTCTTTGAAACTCTCAGTGTGCTTGCAGAAGTGTATATATCGGCTTTCGTTGCAGGTCCGCTTTTCCTTATTACCATTCTTGTGGTTCTGGGACTTGTTAATTCAAGCTCGGCCAGCATTCTGAATTTAATAGTTTATCTGATAATCCCTCTGGGGACTGTGGTTTTCCTTCTCCTCTTAAACTCACTTACAAATGATAATCCAAAGATCCCTGATTTCTATGTTGTGGAAAAGAAACTTGATGCTTTTTCCCATGTGAAATTAATGGAGGGTGAACCCGATGAAGAGTCCAAAAGGAAAAAGATGCGCTATTATGCCAGACTTGTGAAGTTCATGGACAAAGTAACTCACCCTCTGGCAATGTTTACCAATAATCCGGTTTCAGTTCTATTGATCACTGTACCTGCATCATTATTGTACCTCTTCTATGCTGTTAATGAATACATAAATATTGCAAATATTCTCTATATTAACAGTTTCAACGTTCTGACCATCAGTATTATCGATGATCAGATATTCATAGCCCTCATTATTCTACTGGTTCCATACATTGTATTTGATGAACTGCGAACCTATCGTGTGAACCAGATAGAAAGCCATATTCCTGATTTTCTCAATAATCTTGCAAGTATAAACGAGGCTGGGATCCTTCTTGTTGATGCGATTGTCATGAGCATGCACCTTAAGATAGGCATTCTCCATTCCGAGGTGAAACGTCTTGTCAATGATATTTCATGGGGAGCAAAACTTGATGATGCACTGAAAAAATTCGAGTTCAGGATACGTACTGAAATGACCAGGCGTATCATTAACCTGATAATCAAAGCCAACGAGGCTACCGGTGATATCAAAAGCGTACTGGCAATAGCAGCGCATGACGCTGATATCCAGAGGCAGCTTAAAAAAGAACGTAATGCAGAGATGTTTGTTTACGTCTTTATCATCTACATTGCCTTTATGGTCTTCCTGTTCATTGTTTACATACTGGCAGCCTATTTCCTGCCGGCAATGCCCGTTTCTACTGAAGGTACCATTTCAGGGCTAAATCTGTCTGCTTCCTTTGACCTGGAAAAGTATACCCTGATATTTTTCCATGCAGCTATGATACAGGGGTTCTGCTCCGGCCTGGTGGCGGGAAAAATGGGTGGTGGAACCATTCATTCAGGTTACAAACATTCTGTAATGATGATGTCTATTGCTTACCTGCTGTTTGCATTCTTCATCTGA
- a CDS encoding type II/IV secretion system ATPase subunit yields MMESRDLIIEESIPVENEEVYKKDKGPSRLSTLVTNIKSGIHSIRYPRTRLPEYDHELHGPLVEFEIPAGYQEVERYWVNEPYSFIIILERGNIFYYHVVEPMLTLYEKDILERVYDDLQDILSLGGVSTDRNKETVLMEHALTLFNRYHASLEISSTYRIFYYLKRNFLGHDRINSLMLDPGIEDISCDGIEIPVFMYHNKYRNIKTNISFSEEELNSLVIKLCQKSGKHISVGEPMVDATLPDGSRLQATLGKEITTRGSSFTIRKFRGDPITPIDLVNYNTCNIEMMAYFWLAMENGDCAIFAGGTASGKTSLLNAVSLFIPPLSKVVSIEDTRELTLHHDNWIAGVTRKPLNVNSLGEISMYDLLRSALRQRPEYILVGEIRGEEALTLFQAISTGHATYSTMHAGDVQTVVNRLDSPPLNVPHVMLQSLDILSIQMQTFVNNKRVRRTQSLVEFTGIDAKTGYIRINELYRWDPISDTFIKTGDSYTLNKVMLARGWDRTKLLDELDRRARILTYLRDKNMRDYVRISLVVQAYDANPDGVINAIETDTLQEMIEQGM; encoded by the coding sequence ATGATGGAATCCCGGGATCTAATAATTGAAGAATCAATTCCAGTTGAAAATGAAGAAGTCTACAAAAAAGACAAAGGACCTTCCAGATTATCCACTTTAGTTACTAATATCAAGTCTGGAATCCATTCCATAAGATATCCACGTACAAGGCTTCCTGAGTATGATCATGAACTACATGGTCCTTTAGTGGAATTTGAAATTCCTGCCGGATATCAGGAAGTTGAGCGTTATTGGGTGAACGAACCTTACTCATTTATCATCATACTGGAACGAGGGAACATCTTTTATTATCACGTGGTTGAGCCAATGCTCACCTTATATGAAAAGGACATTCTTGAAAGAGTATATGATGACCTCCAGGATATTCTCAGTCTTGGCGGTGTCAGCACGGATAGAAACAAGGAAACCGTGCTCATGGAGCATGCCCTTACTCTTTTTAACAGATACCATGCAAGTCTGGAAATATCTTCGACCTACCGCATATTCTACTACCTGAAACGTAATTTCCTTGGTCATGACCGTATAAACTCGCTGATGCTGGACCCCGGCATAGAGGATATTTCCTGTGACGGAATAGAAATCCCGGTTTTCATGTATCATAACAAATACCGCAACATCAAGACCAATATTTCATTCTCTGAAGAGGAACTCAACTCTCTTGTGATAAAGCTCTGCCAGAAAAGCGGCAAGCACATCTCTGTTGGAGAGCCGATGGTGGATGCAACCCTCCCAGACGGTTCACGTCTTCAGGCAACCCTTGGAAAAGAGATCACAACAAGAGGCAGTTCTTTTACCATCAGGAAATTCCGTGGCGATCCTATCACACCAATCGATCTTGTGAATTATAACACATGTAACATCGAAATGATGGCATACTTCTGGCTTGCAATGGAAAATGGTGACTGTGCCATATTCGCAGGAGGAACCGCATCAGGAAAAACATCTTTGCTTAACGCAGTTTCACTTTTCATCCCACCGCTCTCAAAAGTAGTTTCTATTGAAGATACCAGGGAACTCACACTCCATCACGATAACTGGATAGCCGGTGTAACACGCAAACCACTTAATGTTAACAGTTTAGGCGAGATATCCATGTACGACCTGCTGCGTTCAGCTCTCAGGCAGAGACCTGAATACATACTTGTGGGAGAGATCAGGGGTGAGGAAGCCCTAACGCTTTTCCAGGCCATATCCACAGGACATGCCACATATTCCACAATGCACGCAGGTGATGTGCAGACCGTTGTCAACAGGCTTGACAGTCCTCCTCTTAACGTTCCTCATGTGATGCTTCAGTCACTCGATATCCTGAGTATTCAGATGCAGACATTCGTGAATAACAAAAGGGTCCGCAGAACGCAGAGCCTTGTGGAATTTACAGGTATAGACGCAAAGACCGGCTATATACGCATAAACGAACTCTACCGCTGGGATCCTATTAGTGATACCTTCATCAAGACCGGGGATTCGTACACATTGAACAAGGTTATGCTCGCCAGGGGATGGGACAGAACTAAGCTTCTGGATGAACTCGACAGAAGAGCCCGGATACTGACATATCTGCGCGATAAAAATATGAGGGACTACGTGCGCATATCCCTTGTAGTACAGGCTTACGATGCAAATCCTGATGGCGTTATCAATGCCATTGAAACAGACACTCTTCAGGAAATGATAGAACAGGGCATGTAG